The following are encoded together in the Bactrocera neohumeralis isolate Rockhampton chromosome 6, APGP_CSIRO_Bneo_wtdbg2-racon-allhic-juicebox.fasta_v2, whole genome shotgun sequence genome:
- the LOC126763585 gene encoding probable protein phosphatase 2C T23F11.1 — MGQTLSEPVTAKESAYCQNELYRVGSSCMQGWRINMEDSHTHILSLPDDPGTSFFAVYDGHGGATVAQYAGKHLHKFILKRPEYKENVEKALKQAFLDIDYEMLYNESWGEQMAGSTAVVVLIKNNRLYCANAGDSRAIACINGEVETLSLDHKPNNEAETKRIHEGGGYVEFNRVNGNLALSRALGDFIFKRNANKKPEEQIVTAYPDVETREITADWEFIVLACDGIWDVMSNKEVVDFCRKRIGMGMYPEEICEELMNHCLAPDCQMGGLGGDNMTVVLVCFLHNKPYEELIARCAKNNNINGSSDNITTTSSMDVDHLDLK, encoded by the exons ATGGGTCAAACCCTTTCCGAACCAGTCACAGCCAAAGAGTCTGCGTATTGTCAAAATGAATTGTATCGCGTCGGTTCCAGCTGCATGCAAGGCTGGCGCATCAACATGGAggactcgcacacacacatactttccCTGCCCGACGATCCCGGCACATCGTTCTTTGCCGTCTACGATGGTCATGGCGGTGCGACAGTGGCACAGTATGCTGGCAAACATCTTCACAAATTCATATTAAAGCGGCCCGAGTACAAAGAAAATGTCGAGAAGGCTTTGAAACAG gCATTTCTGGACATCGACTATGAGATGCTGTACAATGAGTCATGGGGCGAACAAATGGCCGGCTCGACAGCTGTTGTTgtacttattaaaaataaccGTTTGTATTGTGCCAATGCTGGTGATTCGCGTGCGATCGCCTGCATCAATGGAGAGGTAGAGACTCTGTCGCTGGACCATAAGCCAAATAATGAGGCTGAAACCAAACGCATACATGAGGGTGGCGGCTACGTGGAGTTTAATCGTGTCAATGGCAATTTGGCGTTATCACGGGCACTCGGTGATTTCATATTCAAGCGCAATGCCAACAAGAAGCCTGAGGAACAAATCGTGACTG CATATCCCGATGTGGAGACACGTGAAATAACAGCCGATTGGGAATTCATTGTGCTGGCATGCGATGGCATATGGGATGTAATGAGCAACAAAGAAGTCGTCGACTTTTGTCGGAAGCGTATCGGCATGGGTATGTATCCGGAAGAGATTTGCGAAGAGCTGATGAATCATTGTCTCGCACCCGATTGCCAAATGGGCGGCCTGGGTGGCGACAATATGACTGTTGTGCTTGTCTGTTTTCTACACAATAAACCGTACGAAGAACTGATAGCGCGCTGCGctaaaaataacaatatcaaCGGCAGCAGCGACAACATAACCACAACATCGTCTATGGATGTGGATCATCTcgatttaaaataa